The genomic window CGAACCGGTACCTCCGTCGGATGCAGTGCGATGCCGCTTTCTTCTCCGCCGCCGGCGGCAGCGCCTACCAGGCGAGGAGTCCGCCGCTGGACAGCGGAACGCCCGGCCGGGAGATCCGGTCGGGCGTTCCGTACGAGCCGACGTGCGTGACCGCTCACCACCGTCCCGTGGGTCCGAGGTCCGTCACCGGATCTTCGTCACCGCACATCCGTCACCGGGGACGGGACTTCACGGCGCCGGTGGAACGGCTGGTCCACGGGTCAGATCGTGGGGGTGTCGTCGACGATCTCCTGGTGCGGCTCGACGACGAACTTCCAGCCGTCGCTGGGCTCCAGGAACCGCACGCGAGGCGGGTAGATGTCCAGGGCGCGGCGGTCGCGGTTCTGGTTGCCCGCGCTCTTCCGGCCCCGGATCGGCTCCTCGAACAGGTCGACCTTGACATCCGGCACCGCGACGGACTCCTCCCTCCAGCGCTGGACGATCCCGGCGCCGAAGGCGTCCCGCGCGGCGGCATAAAGCGCCTCAAGCGATTTTATGTCGCCGCCGGGAACGAAGAGGGCGAGATTCAGCAGTACGCCCGCGCTCTGGAGGACCTCTATTTCCTCCCCTGCCTTTTCTGCGACCCAGACCCCGGGCTCCTCCGCATTGTCCGGGAGGAGCGTCATCTCGTCACCGAATATCGTGCGCGCGGTGAAGGAGCCCCCCTCGAAATTCTGGCCCGGCTTCGTGAGGCTGGCCTGGGCGTAGCAGTCGACAGGAAGGCTGTCCGTCCGCGCGGGAACGAAAATGACGTCCTGGAGACCCAACTCCGAGACCTCCTCAGCCGTGAGACGTCGAGCCACAACCTTCTCAGTATTCACGCCATTCCCCTTTTTTCGACGCCTCTGAATTACTCATCACCCTATCACGAAGACACCCGGTCAGTTCCCGCCCCCTATGCCGTCGCGACGGTCACGACACCCATGGTCGGCGCTCGGGGATTTCCTTCACCCGGACGCGAAACCGATACGCGGGCGACGCGTCGGGGACGCGTCTCTATACGCCGGCCATTCGCCGGAAAGGCGTCGGCAATTCGCCGGCAACGGCCGGGACCGGGCCTTGCCGGGCCGGCCGGCCGACGTACCGGCCCCGTGACCGCCCGCGGCAGAGAAGGGGCCGACCTGCCTCATGGGCCGGTCGATTCCCTGGCCACCAGGGTGAAGGGGCTGACGACCTCTTCGTGGTCCGTGGACGGCAAGCGCACCTGCTCGATCCGGCGGACCAGCAGGTCGACAGCGGCCTGCGCCATCATGTCGTGGTCCGGGTCGATCGTGGACAGCGAGGGGACGAGGAATTCACTCACCTCGACGTTGTCGAAGCCGATCACCTTGACCTGGCCGGGAACGGACACCCCTGCGTCGGCCAGGCCGCGCAGCACACCCACCGCCAGCGAGTCGGTGATGCAGAAGACGCCGTCGAAGTCGAGGCCGGTGCGCACCATCTGCCGGGCTCGCTCCGCGCCGTCGCCCATGGTGAGCCTGTCCACGCACTGCACGAGGCCGGGGTCGAGCGGCAGCCCGGCTTCCGCCAGTGCCCGCTGGTACCCCGCCAAGCGCAGGCCGGACACATCGGGCTCCTCCCCCACCACCCCGCACACGATCGCCACCCGGCGGCATCCCCGGTCGACGAGGTGGCGTGTGGCGGCCTGCGAGGCCTCGATGTTGGGCATGGCGACGTGGTCCACCGGGCCACCGAAGATCCGCTCGCCGAGGATCACCACCGGGTAGTCGACCTTGAGCCACTCGCCGTCAGCGGGTCCCATCCCCACGGTGCTCAGGACCAGGCCGTCGTAGAGCCGGGTGCGCGACAACGTCAGCGCCTCCAGCTCGTTCTCCCGTACGGCGCCGGTCTGCTCGATGCCCACCCGCAGGCCGTGCCGCTCGGCGGCGGTGATGACGGCGGCGGCCAGCCGACCGTAATAGGCGCTGTGGACCTCGGGAACGGCAAGCCCGATGGTGCTGGTCCTGCCCTTGCGAAGGTTGCGAGCCGCCATGTTGATGCGGTAGTCCAACCGGGCCATGGCGTCGAGGACCTTGTCCCGCGTCGCCGCCCGCACATTGGAGTGGCCGTTGATGACGTTGGAGACGGTCATCGCCGAGACTCCGGCCGCCCTCGCGACATCCTGGATCGTTGCCACGCCCGCTCCCGGTGTGCTGGTGCCGAATCGCCTCGACGCCATTACACCGCAGCCCGCCCCCGACGGCCGACGGCAGGGCTGCGCCGGCCGCGCGCTCAGGACAGCGCGGCCCCCAGCGTGACGAAGGAGTGCGGCGGCACCGTCAGCACCAGACCCCGGTCGGTCGCCGTCACGGCGTCGAAGGCCCGCGGGCGCACGGCGTCGGGCGATGCGGCGGTGTTGTGGTCCTGCAGCCGGTCGGCCGTCAGCACCCGGGCCACCACCTCGCCGACGGAGCCGCCGCGCAGGTCGAGCGTCACCTCGGCGGCGCCCTCCGCGTCAAGGTTGGTCAGCGAGACCAGGACCCTGCCCTCCTTGACGCTCGCCGAGACCGACAGCGTGTCCAGTTCGGCGTCGCCCACTCGGCGGCGGGCGTCGCGGGCGCGCAGGTGGACGGCCAGCGAGGTGGCGTCCTGGTGCCCCTTGTTCATCTCGAACACGTGGTAAGTCGGGGTCAGCACCAGCGCGTCGCCGTCGGTGAGGATCATCGCCTGGAGGACGTTGACGGTCTGGGCGATGTTGGCCATCCGCAGCCGCTCGGCGTGCCGGTGGAAGACGTCGAAGTGCGTGCTGGCCACCAGGGCGTCGCGCAGGGTGTTCTGCTGGAAGAGGAAGCCGGGGTCGGTGCCGGGCTCGACGTCCCACCAGGTGCCCCACTCGTCCAGGACCAGGCCGACCGTCCTGCCGGGGTCGTAGCAGTCCATGACGCTGGAGTGCCCGGTGAGGATGCGGTCGATCTTCCGGGCGGAGAGCATCGTCCGGTAGTAGTCCTCGGTGTCGAACTCCGTGGCGCTGCCCTTGGCCGACCACGGTCCGGCAAGCGTGTAGTAGTGGACGGAGAGCCCCTGGAAGAAGGTCCGCGGTGCGGCCTCGCAGCCGAAGCAGCTGATCTGCTGCATCAGCGTCTCGGTCCACTTGTAGTCCGCGTCGGCCGCGCCGCAGGCGATGCGGTAGAGCGTGTTGTCGCCGTGGTCACGGCAGTACGTGGCGTACTGCCGTGACAGGTCGGCGGAGTATTCAGCGCGCATGTTGCCGCCGCAGCCCCAGGTCTCGTTGCCTATCCCCCAGAACTTCACCCGCCAGGGTTCCTCGCGGCCGTTGGCCTTGCGCAGCCGCACCATGGGGCTGTCGCCCTCGCGGGTCAGGTACTCGACCCACTCGCTCATCTCCTGGACGGTGCCGCTGCCCATGTTCCCGCTGATGTAGGGCTCGGCGCCGAGCAGTTCGCACAGGGCCATGAACTCGTGGGTGCCGAAGTGGTTGTTCTCCTCCACGTTGCCCCAGTGGGTGTTGACCATCGTGGGCCTGCGGTCTCTGGGCCCGATGCCGTCCTTCCAGTGGTATTCGTCGGCGAAGCAGCCGCCGGGCCACCGCAGGTTGGGGATGTTCAGCGCTCGCAGGGCCGCTACGACGTCGAGCCGGATGCCGCCCTCGTTGGGGATCGGTGAGTCCTCCCCCACCCAGAAACCGCCGTAGACGCACCGGCCGAGGTGCTCGGCGAAGTGCCCGTAGAGGTGGCGGTCGATCGTCGGACCCTCGACGTCGAGGTTGATGACAGCGGTGGCCGTGGACACGGACGGGCTCCTGGTGGGGTGTCGTGGACGCAATTTGTATCGATACAAATTTGCACCCGCGGCAGGCCGTGTCAAGGGAGTGGCCCGGAGCCGCTCTGAAGTCGGCGACCCGGGCACGGGCGAAACGAACGCGACCTGACGGTCGTCGGAAGCCCCCGACGTCAGTCCTTGACCGCGCCGGCGGTGACACCCGCGGCGACGTAGCGCTGGGCGAGGACGAGCAGGACCGCCGCGGGGATGGAGGCGACGACGGCGGTGGCCATGATGGCGTTCCACTCCTGGTTGTTGTTGCCGATGTATTTGTAGATGCCGAGCGTGATGGGGCGCATGTCGCCGCCGCTGTCGAGGGTGTTGGCGAACACGAAGTCCGACCAGGCCCACAGGAAGCTGAACAGTGACACCGTCACCAGCGCGTTGCGCGAGACCGGGAGGATGATGGAGGTGAACGTACGCCAGGTGTTCGCGCCGTCGACCTTGGCCGCGGAGACGAGTTCGTCCGGGATGCCGGACATGAACGCGGCGAAGATCATCACGCCGAAGGGCACGGCGATGGTGGAATCGGCCACGACCAGCCCCCACCAGGTGTTCATGATGCCGAGGTTGAGGAAGATGCCGTAGAAACCCATCGCCATCACGATGCCCGGGATCATCTGGGCGATCAGCAGCACCAGCCTGACCAGACCGCCGCCGCGCGGGCGGAGCTTGGCCAGCGCGTAGCCGGCGGGCGCGGAGAGCACCAGGGTGAGTGCGACGGTGCCAAGACCGACCAGCAGGCTCACCCACAAGTAGGGCAACTGGTCGTCGAGCACGGCACGGTAGCCGGTGAACGTGGGATGCAGCGGGAACAGGTCCGGCGGGCTCTTGCGCATGTCCTGCTGCGGGGTGAGCGAGACGTTGATCATCCAGTAGACCGGGAAGAGCATGATCGCGGTCAGGATGACGCCGATGACCGTGCTCCGGCGGAAGCGGTACTCGCGCGAGGTCATGCCGGCTGGCTCCTTTGGACGCGGATGTAGAAGAGCCCGAAGGCCAGGGCGACGACGATGAGGATGTTGCCGACCGCGGCTCCTGGGCCGAACTGGGGCAGCAGCGAGCCGAAGCCGAGGCGGTAGGACCAGGTGGACAGGGTGGTGGACGAGTCACCGGGGCCGCCCTTGGTCATGATCCAGATCAGGTCGAAGACCTTGAGGGTGTAGATCAGACCGAGCAGCAGGGTGATCGCCGAGACCGGCCGCAGCAGCGGGAAGGTGATGCGCCGGAACTGCTGCCAGCGGTTCGCGCCGTCCAGGGATGCGGCCTCGTAGAGCTCGCCGGGGATGTTCTGCAGACCGCTGTAGAGGATGACCAGGTTGAACGGGACGCCGATCCAGATGTTCGCGATGATCACCGAGGTCAGTGCCCAGTGCGGAGAGGTCAGCCAGTCGACCTCGCCGATGCCCGCTAGGTGCAGGAAGTAGTTGACCACGCCTGACTCGCTGTTGAGCATCCATGACCAGGT from Streptomyces sp. NBC_01198 includes these protein-coding regions:
- a CDS encoding LacI family DNA-binding transcriptional regulator, with the protein product MATIQDVARAAGVSAMTVSNVINGHSNVRAATRDKVLDAMARLDYRINMAARNLRKGRTSTIGLAVPEVHSAYYGRLAAAVITAAERHGLRVGIEQTGAVRENELEALTLSRTRLYDGLVLSTVGMGPADGEWLKVDYPVVILGERIFGGPVDHVAMPNIEASQAATRHLVDRGCRRVAIVCGVVGEEPDVSGLRLAGYQRALAEAGLPLDPGLVQCVDRLTMGDGAERARQMVRTGLDFDGVFCITDSLAVGVLRGLADAGVSVPGQVKVIGFDNVEVSEFLVPSLSTIDPDHDMMAQAAVDLLVRRIEQVRLPSTDHEEVVSPFTLVARESTGP
- a CDS encoding alpha-N-arabinofuranosidase, whose amino-acid sequence is MSTATAVINLDVEGPTIDRHLYGHFAEHLGRCVYGGFWVGEDSPIPNEGGIRLDVVAALRALNIPNLRWPGGCFADEYHWKDGIGPRDRRPTMVNTHWGNVEENNHFGTHEFMALCELLGAEPYISGNMGSGTVQEMSEWVEYLTREGDSPMVRLRKANGREEPWRVKFWGIGNETWGCGGNMRAEYSADLSRQYATYCRDHGDNTLYRIACGAADADYKWTETLMQQISCFGCEAAPRTFFQGLSVHYYTLAGPWSAKGSATEFDTEDYYRTMLSARKIDRILTGHSSVMDCYDPGRTVGLVLDEWGTWWDVEPGTDPGFLFQQNTLRDALVASTHFDVFHRHAERLRMANIAQTVNVLQAMILTDGDALVLTPTYHVFEMNKGHQDATSLAVHLRARDARRRVGDAELDTLSVSASVKEGRVLVSLTNLDAEGAAEVTLDLRGGSVGEVVARVLTADRLQDHNTAASPDAVRPRAFDAVTATDRGLVLTVPPHSFVTLGAALS
- a CDS encoding carbohydrate ABC transporter permease is translated as MTSREYRFRRSTVIGVILTAIMLFPVYWMINVSLTPQQDMRKSPPDLFPLHPTFTGYRAVLDDQLPYLWVSLLVGLGTVALTLVLSAPAGYALAKLRPRGGGLVRLVLLIAQMIPGIVMAMGFYGIFLNLGIMNTWWGLVVADSTIAVPFGVMIFAAFMSGIPDELVSAAKVDGANTWRTFTSIILPVSRNALVTVSLFSFLWAWSDFVFANTLDSGGDMRPITLGIYKYIGNNNQEWNAIMATAVVASIPAAVLLVLAQRYVAAGVTAGAVKD
- a CDS encoding carbohydrate ABC transporter permease codes for the protein MSTAHVDGLPPSPAASGTSREQARSAPRHTSPGRPGRRNASLAAWGFLAPVVVYLGAFYAYPLYRNVDLSLRHYTVRSFVQGGAPFSGWDNFQQLIDDPTFGTALRNTMVFTLVSILFQYVLGLALAVFFHRGFRLAPTLRALFLIPWLLPLIVSASTWSWMLNSESGVVNYFLHLAGIGEVDWLTSPHWALTSVIIANIWIGVPFNLVILYSGLQNIPGELYEAASLDGANRWQQFRRITFPLLRPVSAITLLLGLIYTLKVFDLIWIMTKGGPGDSSTTLSTWSYRLGFGSLLPQFGPGAAVGNILIVVALAFGLFYIRVQRSQPA